From a region of the Thiomicrorhabdus sp. genome:
- a CDS encoding peptidylprolyl isomerase: MSIQKDKVALIEYTLTNQHGEQIDASNGNPLAYLHGHNNLIPGLESELEGKAVGDKFKTTIAPDQAYGERVDALVQTVPSSMFQGVDELEIGMRFEAQSEQGMHSVEITHIEDDQVTVDGNHPLAGEALTFEVEVVGLRDSTPEEIEHGHAHGDGGHQH, from the coding sequence ATGAGCATTCAAAAAGATAAAGTGGCATTAATCGAATACACGCTTACAAACCAACATGGCGAGCAAATTGATGCCTCAAACGGTAACCCATTGGCTTATTTGCATGGTCATAACAATTTAATTCCTGGTCTAGAATCTGAACTTGAAGGTAAAGCAGTGGGTGATAAATTCAAAACAACCATTGCCCCAGATCAAGCTTATGGTGAACGTGTTGATGCATTAGTTCAAACCGTTCCAAGCTCAATGTTTCAGGGTGTTGATGAACTAGAAATTGGAATGCGTTTTGAAGCACAATCTGAACAAGGAATGCACTCTGTAGAAATCACTCACATTGAAGACGATCAAGTCACTGTTGATGGTAATCACCCTTTAGCTGGTGAAGCCTTAACTTTTGAAGTTGAGGTTGTTGGCTTACGTGATTCTACACCTGAAGAAATTGAGCATGGTCACGCTCATGGTGATGGTGGTCACCAGCACTAA
- a CDS encoding CopD family protein, protein MLWLKTFHILFMMSWMAGIFYLPRIFVHFVEGKEAGQDVTRLAIMAKKLYGFMTIMMMLAIGTGIWLWLAYFPIAQGMGWLHAKIVFVLLMLAYHMWTKKRMKEMQEGHLDHSGVYYRWANEIPLVLVTIILILVVVKPF, encoded by the coding sequence ATGTTGTGGTTAAAAACGTTTCATATTTTATTTATGATGTCTTGGATGGCTGGGATTTTTTATCTGCCTAGAATTTTTGTACATTTTGTTGAGGGTAAAGAAGCCGGACAAGACGTTACACGTTTAGCTATTATGGCCAAAAAATTGTATGGTTTTATGACGATTATGATGATGTTAGCTATTGGAACGGGTATTTGGCTATGGTTGGCGTATTTTCCTATAGCTCAGGGCATGGGTTGGTTGCATGCCAAAATTGTCTTTGTACTGTTAATGTTGGCTTATCATATGTGGACTAAAAAGCGTATGAAAGAGATGCAAGAAGGGCATTTAGATCACAGCGGTGTGTATTATCGTTGGGCAAATGAAATTCCATTGGTTTTAGTAACCATTATTCTTATTTTGGTGGTGGTTAAGCCTTTTTAA
- a CDS encoding carbohydrate porin has product MVYSFQPTSIEGGINVIQQYANQAVLKANTTVSADLTLLQPTQNGAFTLHIEASSTPSKNGISTLIQDSNADAGSSLNNKEQGRIQVSELNYRHDINSQLNITLGLVDATSFLDGSEIMNDENHNFISASLVNNPVIDFPDYVLGSAIDWQITQEISTRLFVSSTHGIADNNSRNYASLFEMNEDNKGLFSAIEFQYKSDNFFINTGAWLHNGKHEALDNYQNLIQKNNLSNYGGYLTSGYLYKDHQLEARFGIANPEVSSAAQFFSIAYQLNTVNGNIGIGYTETLFSERLPIAQQPAQTVETYWNVPINQNWHITPSLQWFKHPVYDAENIQIDSSVFTANVRLRYEF; this is encoded by the coding sequence ATGGTTTATAGCTTTCAACCAACAAGTATTGAAGGTGGCATTAACGTTATTCAACAATACGCTAATCAAGCTGTACTCAAAGCTAACACAACGGTTTCAGCTGATTTAACCCTCTTACAACCCACACAAAATGGTGCGTTTACATTACATATAGAGGCCTCAAGTACACCAAGCAAAAATGGCATTTCTACGCTTATTCAAGATAGTAACGCTGATGCGGGTTCGTCTTTAAATAATAAAGAGCAAGGACGTATTCAGGTGTCAGAGCTTAATTATAGACACGACATTAATAGTCAATTAAACATTACATTAGGCTTAGTTGACGCAACCTCTTTTCTTGATGGCAGTGAAATTATGAATGATGAAAACCATAATTTCATTAGTGCATCTTTGGTAAATAATCCTGTAATTGACTTTCCTGACTATGTACTCGGTAGTGCAATTGATTGGCAAATAACTCAAGAGATTTCTACTCGACTTTTTGTATCATCAACCCACGGTATTGCAGACAACAATAGTCGTAACTATGCAAGTTTGTTTGAAATGAATGAAGATAATAAAGGCTTATTTAGTGCTATTGAATTTCAATATAAAAGCGATAATTTTTTTATAAATACGGGGGCATGGCTACATAATGGTAAACATGAGGCTTTAGATAACTATCAAAATCTTATCCAAAAAAATAATTTATCTAACTACGGGGGCTATTTAACCAGTGGTTATCTCTATAAGGATCATCAGCTAGAAGCTCGTTTTGGTATTGCTAATCCAGAAGTCTCTTCAGCAGCTCAATTTTTCTCAATCGCCTATCAGTTAAATACAGTAAACGGAAATATTGGCATTGGTTACACTGAAACCCTATTTTCTGAGCGTTTACCAATTGCTCAACAACCTGCACAAACAGTTGAAACTTATTGGAATGTGCCCATTAATCAAAACTGGCACATTACGCCTTCATTACAATGGTTTAAACATCCTGTTTATGATGCAGAAAATATACAAATTGACTCTTCGGTATTTACAGCAAATGTTCGCCTAAGGTATGAGTTTTAA
- the hybE gene encoding [NiFe]-hydrogenase assembly chaperone HybE, with protein MSNSTEDTINEITRPGNSDWQLIEAKTLQEAHDFIIDVFENTYHKNFEEEWMGVNHNLNVELRGLKFVDGWVTGFLLTPWMLCNIYIPVLQQPEISIEAEWLAQQRANQDYVVIGPLKSFVIGGSSQKANLNYHPQLGHYLLQPLVQIMDKYANNESAFDAWSEVIAFRKAHYEKIEREALAKTELDKEAAMKSSEKQSSTIDENEVLDRRGFLSKWI; from the coding sequence ATGAGCAATTCAACGGAAGATACAATCAATGAAATTACCAGGCCTGGTAATTCTGATTGGCAGTTAATTGAAGCTAAAACCTTGCAAGAGGCGCATGACTTCATTATTGATGTATTTGAAAATACTTATCACAAAAACTTTGAAGAAGAGTGGATGGGTGTTAATCATAATTTGAATGTTGAGTTACGCGGGCTTAAGTTTGTGGATGGGTGGGTAACAGGATTCTTATTAACACCTTGGATGTTATGTAATATTTATATTCCCGTTTTACAGCAGCCAGAAATAAGTATTGAAGCTGAATGGTTAGCCCAACAGCGAGCTAATCAAGACTATGTTGTGATAGGGCCGTTAAAAAGTTTTGTTATTGGCGGTTCTAGTCAAAAAGCGAACTTAAATTATCACCCTCAACTAGGGCATTATTTATTGCAACCATTGGTGCAAATCATGGACAAATACGCCAATAATGAAAGTGCGTTTGATGCTTGGTCAGAAGTGATTGCTTTTAGAAAAGCACACTATGAAAAGATAGAACGAGAAGCATTAGCTAAAACAGAACTGGATAAAGAAGCCGCAATGAAGTCTTCTGAAAAGCAATCATCAACTATTGATGAAAACGAAGTATTAGATCGCAGGGGCTTTTTGTCTAAATGGATTTAA
- the apbC gene encoding iron-sulfur cluster carrier protein ApbC, giving the protein MDNHTLEIVGSINEPYLGKTLQELDAVTIDKNTIQIALPYPAKGNEQVLTQTIQEALMNKEPLNISYSYQIKPSQRIPKEQPALVNVKNIIAVSSAKGGVGKSTVTANLALALEAEGAKVGVLDADLYGPSQAKMFGIDNERPEINGDKIKPIEAHGIQIATIANHITREDTPLIWRGAQLDSALKTLLFSTEWPELDYLVIDMPPGTGDVQLTIAQQIPVSGAVVVSTPQEIALLDAKKGLKMFHQVEVPVLGVVENMNMFICPKCGHEEHIFGHDGAQLMSLQYMVNFLGSLPLDKRIQEETDNGNPTVAAEPESKIALSFREIARKVASALYIQDSQAPIVPQTEEQLKTAKQTIKWNI; this is encoded by the coding sequence ATGGATAATCACACTCTTGAAATAGTTGGCTCAATTAATGAACCTTACCTTGGAAAAACTCTACAGGAACTTGACGCAGTCACTATTGACAAGAATACAATTCAAATAGCGCTACCCTATCCAGCTAAAGGCAATGAACAAGTATTAACTCAAACAATTCAAGAAGCCTTAATGAACAAAGAGCCTCTCAATATCTCTTATTCATATCAAATCAAACCATCTCAGCGTATCCCTAAAGAACAACCAGCCCTGGTAAATGTTAAAAACATTATTGCGGTTTCTTCAGCAAAGGGAGGTGTTGGTAAATCAACCGTAACCGCAAACCTGGCATTGGCTTTAGAAGCAGAAGGTGCAAAGGTAGGGGTTTTGGATGCGGACTTATATGGCCCAAGCCAGGCAAAAATGTTTGGTATTGATAATGAGAGGCCAGAAATTAACGGCGATAAAATCAAACCTATTGAAGCTCATGGAATACAAATAGCAACGATTGCCAATCATATTACTCGTGAGGACACCCCTCTCATTTGGCGAGGTGCACAACTAGACTCTGCACTTAAAACCTTACTGTTTAGCACTGAGTGGCCAGAACTGGATTATTTAGTGATTGATATGCCTCCTGGCACAGGGGACGTGCAATTAACGATTGCACAACAAATTCCTGTTTCAGGTGCCGTGGTTGTTTCTACTCCGCAAGAGATTGCGTTATTGGATGCAAAAAAAGGCCTAAAGATGTTTCACCAAGTTGAAGTGCCTGTATTAGGTGTTGTTGAAAACATGAATATGTTTATTTGCCCAAAATGTGGTCATGAAGAACACATTTTTGGTCACGACGGTGCCCAATTAATGTCATTACAATATATGGTGAATTTTTTAGGTTCATTACCTTTAGATAAACGCATTCAAGAAGAAACCGACAATGGCAATCCAACGGTTGCCGCTGAACCAGAATCAAAAATAGCATTAAGCTTTAGAGAAATTGCTCGCAAAGTAGCATCTGCTCTATATATTCAAGATTCTCAAGCACCGATTGTACCGCAAACTGAAGAGCAGTTAAAAACCGCTAAACAAACGATAAAATGGAATATTTAA
- the nrfD gene encoding NrfD/PsrC family molybdoenzyme membrane anchor subunit, whose product MFYFGQEQWNWLVAVYLFLGGMGAMVMAISTLVHRLKMFGQDNTLLMIWGNLTGFVMLSIGSAMLFYHLLDHLAVWHVLLGVFNKPDAWIAWGTWSIIFGMIWGLVYTLPHIPTPKFLGWCQLLKFFKWFGTKYAGLMAWGTVFMSVFTAVYTGMLLQSFPAVELWHNPGIPVLFTVSAVSTALATLLIIQYVIVRADDHELRHRFELIDTWLIGSEIIIVAGFFFYLLNGSLNGQASHALLWGDPIWTYGFFVAGLIVPFIINLAMVTRKIPSNGFIVIISAVLVLMGGYILRHYMLLAGIWELPYPK is encoded by the coding sequence ATGTTCTATTTTGGTCAAGAGCAATGGAACTGGCTAGTTGCGGTTTACCTCTTTTTAGGTGGTATGGGTGCGATGGTTATGGCTATTTCTACTTTAGTTCACCGTTTAAAAATGTTTGGTCAGGATAATACCTTACTGATGATTTGGGGTAACTTAACGGGTTTTGTTATGTTATCGATTGGTTCAGCAATGCTGTTTTATCACTTATTAGATCACCTTGCAGTATGGCATGTTTTATTAGGTGTATTTAACAAGCCAGACGCCTGGATTGCTTGGGGTACTTGGTCCATTATTTTTGGTATGATTTGGGGGCTTGTTTATACCTTGCCACACATTCCTACGCCAAAATTTTTGGGTTGGTGTCAGCTGTTAAAGTTCTTTAAATGGTTTGGTACTAAGTACGCTGGTCTTATGGCATGGGGTACGGTGTTTATGTCTGTATTTACTGCGGTTTATACTGGTATGTTGTTACAGTCATTCCCGGCAGTCGAGTTGTGGCATAATCCTGGTATTCCTGTGTTGTTTACGGTTTCTGCAGTTTCAACCGCATTAGCAACCTTATTAATTATTCAGTATGTGATTGTGCGTGCCGATGACCATGAATTACGTCACCGTTTTGAATTAATCGATACCTGGTTAATTGGTTCAGAAATCATTATTGTTGCAGGGTTCTTTTTCTACCTTTTAAACGGTAGCTTAAATGGCCAGGCATCACATGCATTACTTTGGGGTGATCCAATTTGGACTTATGGTTTTTTTGTAGCAGGTTTAATTGTGCCATTTATTATTAACTTGGCAATGGTGACACGCAAAATTCCAAGTAATGGTTTCATTGTTATTATTTCAGCGGTATTAGTATTAATGGGGGGCTATATTCTACGCCACTACATGTTATTGGCTGGAATTTGGGAATTGCCTTATCCTAAATAA
- a CDS encoding 4Fe-4S dicluster domain-containing protein encodes MAHYAMLIDLNTCTGCNACMAACAVENQTPFWSDKWRTKVHDISKGKTDADAARVFFPRLCNHCDNPPCVTVCPTGATYKMDNGIVDVDDDMCMGCQACTLACPYDARYALDYDDNTEKKAVFGEESLKKTRPGVDKCNFCRDRVEDNRLPACVETCVGNSRQFADLDNPNDPVTQIINSGIAEPLMAHLGTKPNVYYIPVKKQTIHYERETFNGQNSEAGLHPMGGENGTTFERKEGAEHGHAAHVQEHATFDANSPFANVTGDAQITDLLRVEA; translated from the coding sequence ATGGCTCATTATGCAATGTTAATTGACCTAAACACCTGTACAGGCTGTAACGCTTGTATGGCAGCTTGTGCGGTTGAAAACCAAACTCCGTTTTGGTCAGATAAATGGCGTACTAAGGTACATGATATTTCTAAGGGTAAAACTGATGCGGATGCCGCACGTGTTTTCTTTCCTCGTTTATGTAATCACTGCGATAACCCACCATGTGTAACGGTTTGCCCAACAGGGGCAACTTACAAAATGGATAACGGGATTGTGGATGTAGATGATGATATGTGTATGGGGTGTCAGGCTTGTACCTTGGCTTGTCCATACGATGCTCGTTACGCATTAGATTACGATGACAACACTGAGAAAAAAGCGGTATTTGGTGAAGAGTCACTTAAAAAGACTCGCCCAGGTGTTGATAAGTGTAATTTTTGCCGTGACCGAGTTGAAGACAATCGCTTACCAGCGTGTGTTGAGACTTGTGTAGGTAATTCGCGTCAGTTTGCGGATTTAGATAATCCAAACGATCCAGTTACGCAAATTATTAATTCGGGTATTGCCGAACCTCTAATGGCACATTTAGGCACCAAGCCTAATGTGTATTACATTCCCGTTAAAAAACAGACTATTCATTATGAGCGTGAGACTTTTAATGGTCAAAACTCGGAAGCTGGTTTGCATCCAATGGGTGGTGAAAACGGCACAACCTTTGAGCGTAAAGAGGGTGCTGAGCATGGTCACGCTGCACATGTTCAAGAGCACGCAACGTTTGATGCTAATAGCCCATTTGCAAATGTAACTGGTGATGCTCAAATTACAGACTTATTAAGAGTGGAGGCGTAA
- a CDS encoding molecular chaperone TorD family protein — translation MSEKIQELVVLSGLLGEPCEESMEAIQELAPQLKWLSEESVKEIESTPLERWQMEHTRLFVSGHPKTECAPFESVWTEGRMIGDTTHKIKALYDKVQYKPDADLPADYLGSELEFLAFVLENYSEQQVFLVEILEHLHSWVPKFAKAVRIHADLVFYKDYAKRLEALFEMK, via the coding sequence ATGTCAGAAAAAATACAAGAGCTTGTTGTTCTCTCAGGTCTGCTTGGTGAGCCGTGTGAAGAATCAATGGAAGCGATTCAAGAGCTTGCTCCACAGTTAAAGTGGTTATCTGAAGAGTCGGTAAAAGAGATTGAATCGACTCCTTTAGAAAGATGGCAGATGGAGCATACTCGACTATTTGTTTCTGGACACCCAAAAACAGAATGTGCCCCGTTTGAATCAGTGTGGACAGAAGGGCGTATGATTGGCGACACCACTCATAAAATCAAGGCTTTGTATGACAAAGTGCAATATAAACCTGATGCTGATTTGCCAGCAGATTATTTGGGTTCGGAGTTAGAATTTTTAGCCTTTGTCTTAGAAAATTACAGCGAACAACAAGTCTTTTTAGTAGAAATTTTAGAGCACCTACACAGCTGGGTTCCTAAATTTGCTAAAGCCGTTCGTATTCATGCAGATTTAGTTTTTTATAAAGATTATGCTAAACGTTTAGAAGCGTTATTTGAGATGAAATAA